One part of the Corynebacterium aurimucosum ATCC 700975 genome encodes these proteins:
- the rarD gene encoding EamA family transporter RarD → MFYTIAAYLMWGFFPAFFPLLRPASPFEILAHRIVWTAVLVTAVLLVTGGWRELKAFSLRTWGWMFACGVAITINWGTYVIAINSDHVADAALGYFINPLVSVALGIIFLKEKLTKAQVASVSIAFIAVLWLTFMTGQAPYYSLALAFSFGIYGLLKKRITVSSMSSVAAETLVMLPFALIYLGYLQAQGVSTFTTEGPGHVALLITSGLVTALPLLCFAQGAKHLRLSTLGMLQYMTPIMQMLWALFVTQEHMSTERWIGFAIIWVAVIIYLADLVRMGRASRRRARLHPADASPTA, encoded by the coding sequence ATGTTCTACACCATTGCTGCCTATCTCATGTGGGGGTTCTTCCCAGCGTTTTTCCCGCTGCTGCGCCCCGCCAGTCCGTTTGAGATTTTGGCCCACCGCATCGTGTGGACCGCCGTTCTCGTCACCGCAGTGTTGCTGGTGACAGGTGGCTGGCGCGAGCTGAAAGCGTTCAGCTTGCGCACCTGGGGGTGGATGTTCGCCTGCGGCGTGGCCATCACCATCAACTGGGGCACCTATGTCATCGCCATCAACAGCGATCACGTGGCCGATGCCGCACTGGGCTATTTCATCAACCCGCTCGTCTCCGTGGCCCTCGGCATTATTTTCCTCAAGGAGAAGCTGACGAAGGCGCAGGTGGCGTCGGTCAGCATCGCCTTCATCGCAGTGTTGTGGCTGACCTTCATGACCGGTCAGGCCCCCTATTATTCGCTGGCTTTGGCCTTCAGCTTCGGAATCTATGGCTTGCTCAAGAAACGCATCACGGTCTCCTCGATGAGCTCTGTGGCCGCGGAGACCTTGGTCATGCTTCCCTTCGCGCTGATCTACCTGGGCTACCTCCAGGCACAGGGCGTATCCACCTTCACTACCGAAGGCCCCGGGCACGTCGCGCTGCTGATTACCTCCGGCCTCGTCACCGCCCTGCCGCTACTGTGTTTCGCCCAGGGCGCTAAGCACCTGCGCCTGTCTACCCTCGGCATGTTGCAGTACATGACCCCCATCATGCAGATGCTGTGGGCGTTGTTCGTCACCCAAGAGCACATGTCCACGGAACGCTGGATCGGCTTTGCCATCATCTGGGTTGCGGTCATCATCTACCTGGCGGACTTGGTGCGCATGGGCCGCGCTTCTCGACGCCGCGCCCGCCTCCACCCCGCCGACGCGTCACCCACCGCTTAA